The Paramicrobacterium fandaimingii DNA segment GTTCGCGCGTGCAATGGGCTGGAACGAGTGGTGCGTCGCCAATCGTCGCGGGAATGGTGGCGCTGCTGCGCTCCGCATACCCCGACATGGACGCGAACAACATCATCAATCGACTCATCAAGACGGCGCACCCGACAGATGATCAAGGTAACGAAATTCCGTCATCTGACTACGGCTACGGGCTCGCCAACATCGGCGATGCCATCGATAAGGACATCGAGACAGTGAAGTCGAACCCGATGGGCAGCCTTGAAGAATGGATCAAGGTAAATAGGCGCGCAGACGCCGAGAACGTCAAGCCGCCTCAGGACACATCGAAAGTGAAGGCGCTGCCGCCTCTTGACGAGGCGAGCTCGAGCGTGAATCCGCTTTTTCCCACGGCAGACACCGTGCGCTACGTGAGCGTGCCTGCAGCGCTGCTTCTGGGCGCTGGTACACTAATAGCGCTTGGTGCCATCGGCGCCACCCGGCATGCCAAACGGGTGGCACGCAAGAAGTAGTACGCTCGTTTGCTGTATCTGCGATCCAGTAGGAGATTATTTCACCGTGCCCAAGATTCTCGTCGTCGGCGGAGGTTACGCCGGCTTTTACACCGCATGGAAGCTCGAAAAGCACCTGCGTGCAGGAGAGGCAGAGGTCACCGTCGTTGACCCCCGTCCCTACATGACGTACCAGCCCTTCCTTCCAGAGATAGCGGCAGGCTCCATCGAGCCCCGTCACGCTGTCGTCTCGCTTCGCCGTCACCTCAAGCGAACCGAGGTCATCACAGCGAAGGTGACGTACATCAACCACGCAGAGAAGAAGGCGACGATCACCCCTGACGTGGGCGACGCGTACGACTTCGAGTACGACCAAGTTGTCGTCACGGGCGGCGCGGTATCGCGCACATTCCCGATTCCGGGATTGGCAGACGAGGGCATCGGGCTCAAGACCGTTGAAGAAGCCGTCGCCATTCGTGACAAGGTTCTCGACAATTTTGCCAAGGCTGCCCACCTTCCGGCTGGCCCGGAGCGCGACCGCCTTCTGACGTTCGTCGTCGTCGGCGGAGGCTTTGCCGGCATCGAGATCTTCGCCGAGCTGCGTTCGTTCGCCAGCGCCCTTCTCACGTTCTACCCGCAGATCGAGTTCGACGACATCAGCTTCCACCTCGTCGAGGCCATGGGGCGCATCATGCCCGAGGTCTCGCTCAAGACGAGCTACTGGGTGCTCAAAGATCTCGCAAAGCGCGGTGCTCTTGTGCACCTCGACACGCAGTTCTCTTCGTGCATCGACGGCAACATCGAGCTCTCCACTGGCGAGAAGTTCGAGTCTGACCTCATCGTGTGGACCGCTGGTGTCATGGCGACCCCGCAGATCGTTCGGCACACCGACCTCCCGATCGAAGAGCGCGGACGTGTCATGACACGCGCCGATCTTCGCGTCGGAACCGATGAGGAGCCCATCGAGGGCGCCTGGGCTGCCGGAGACGTCTCGCGCGTTCCTGACCTCACGGGCGGAGGCGTCGGTGGCTACTGCGTTCCGAACGCACAGCACGCAGTGCGTCAGGGCAAGCTCCTTGCGACGAACCTCATTGCCGTGTTGCGCGGTGAGCAGCCGAAGGACTACATCCACAAGAACCTTGGCGCTGTTGCTGGCCTCGGGATTGGAACCGGTGTATTTCAGTCGGGCAAGCTCGCGATCAAGGGCTTCCCCGCGTGGGTGATGCACCGCGGCTACCACGGTCTCGCCATGCCGACATGGGAGCGCAAGTTCCGCGTCTTCTGGGGCTGGTGGAACAACTTCTTCCTCGGTCGCGACATCGTTTCGCTGTCGGCCGTTCAGCAGCCGCGCGCTGCCTTTGAGGAATTCGCAGCTCGGCCGAAGCCGCCGGCTCCGGCCGAAGAGAAGCCTGCAGATACCTCGGCGCCAGAAAAGGCTGAGACGAAGAAGGCAGACAAGCCTGCGACGAAGGATGCCAAGAAGGCTCCAGCAAAGAAGGCGACGGCGAAGAAGCCCGCTGCGTCGAAAGCGCGTGAGAAGGATTCTGCCGACACTGTCGCGTAATCATCGTCAGACACGAGAACCCACCCCGCGTCGGGGTGGGTTCTCGTGCATGTGAGGCCTGTGATTCCCGTAATGTATGGGAGTGGCCCCTATAGCCCAACCGGCAGAGGCAGGCGACTTAAAATCGCTACAGTCTGGGTTCGAATCCCAGTGGGGGCACCGGCATCCGCTGCAGTACGCTGGGCGAATGAACGAACTCAGCGACGAAGAATTCACGAGGCTGTACGGCGCGTGGGCTGAGCACACACCGAGAGACGCCGCCGAGGCGTTTGCCGCGTATGACGGCACCTGGTGGGTGGCCGGAGGCTGGGCGATCGAGGCATTCACCGGCGTCTCGCGCCCGCACGATGACATCGATGTCTCGGTTCTGGCGAACGAGCTGCCCCTGCTCAGACGGTTTCTTGACGGCCGTCTCGACGCGTGGATCCCGACATCTGGCGTGCTCGCCCCGCTCCTGCCCGGTGATCGACCCGACTCCGCAGCCGGCGATGTGCTGCCCGAGGGGTGCACCCAGTTGTGGACCCGCGCTGACGCGGCATCCGTCTGGGAATTCGACATTCTGCTCTCTCCCGGAGACGAACGCACCTGGGTGTACAAGCGGGATCCGAGCGTGAGCATGCCGCTGGGCGATGCGCTGTGGCAGCTCGATGGGATTCCGTATCTGCGCCCAGAGATCCAGTTGCTTTACAAGGCGAAGGGCGACAGGGCCAAGGACCGCGCAGACCTCGAGAACGTGCTTCCGCGACTGGACAGGGAGCGGCGAGCCTGGCTGGCTGACGCTCTCACGCGCGAGGACACTCGGCATCCGTGGTTGGACGTACTCGCCACAACCTGATGCGAGATTGTCGGTGCGGGGACGATGTCTGTTCAGCGGCGTCTCGAGTTGAGGCTTTCGGTACCGAGGGCGTCGAGGAACGCGAGCGACTCTGCGGCAGGTGACCCTTTGGCAGCACTGTACAACACCAGATGTTGATCGCCGTCATCGATATGAAGTTCGTCGCAGTTCAGCGTGATCTCCCGGACGATTGGATGTCGGAAGGTCTTGGTAAGCATTCGGGCCGGTTGCACGTCGTTGCGTTCCCACAACCGGGCGAATTCGGCGCTGCCGTCACGTAAGTCGTCTATAAGGTTGGTCATAGCGGGATCGGAGGGATAGCGGGCGACAGCGGAGCGCAATTCCCTGACGACGTTCTGCCGGAACTCGGTGACGTCGGAGATCCCGTACAGTGGCCCCTCCTCTGGCGAGTCGGTGAGGAAAGCCCGACGGGCGAGATTGCGGGCTTCCGGGTCGCGCGCGGCGAAGTCTTCCATGAGTGCAACAGCCAGGTCGTTCCAGGCGAGCACTTCGAACGCGGCGGACATAACGAAGCCGGCGGTCTGCGGCAACCTCTCCAGCAGCGCCAGGACGCTGGGGCGCACATCGCGGCGGTGCCACCCGGTGTGGTTGAGCGGTGTCCCGGCGAGCAGATGCACGTGATCGGCTTCGGCATCGGTGAGCCGGAGGGCGCCCACGATCCCGGCAAGAACCTCGGCTGATGGACGCGGAGCGCGACCCTGCTCCAGACGTACGTAATATTCAGTGGAGATATGAGCAAGGACCGCGACCTCTTCGCGACGCAATCCCGCTGTGCGGCGCCGAGGCCCCGAGGTCAACCCGACATCTTCCGGCTGCAATCGGTCGCGTCTGTTGCGGAGAAATGCGGCCAACTCATGCTTGTCCATACTCTTCAGTATGCGCGGTCGGGTGCCGCTAAGCCTGGTACAACTTGTGCCTGGCTCCGCACACGTGTCCGGCGGATGCTGAAATCATGACAACCACTAATGGCAACCACACAGGGGTCGGCCTGCTGACCGACAAAATCATCTTCGTCACCGGCGCAAGCCGTGGAATCGGGGCGGCCGCGGCCCGACTCTTTGCTGCTGAGCGTGCCAAGGTCGTGCTCGCAGCGCGCGACACCGACGCTCTGGCTCGAATTGTCGCTGACATCCGTGCTTTCGGTGGCACCGCTGATGCAGTGACGGTGGACCTCGCTGAGTCCGACAGCATCATTGCTGCCGTGAACCACGTGCAGCAGCTGCACGGTCGTCTGGACGGCGCCTTCAATAACGGTGCCATGGTCCAGGAGCCGGGGCCGCTGGATACCACCACCGTTGATGACATCCAGGCTCAATTCAGGGTGAACTTTCTGGCCCACTGGACAGCGATGAACGCCGAAGTTGCACTCATGCGCCACAGTGGCGGCGGGTCGATCGTGAATACGTCGAGCATTGGCTCATGGCGTGCCAACCCGGCTCTCCCTGCCTACGGGGCCATGAAGCGAGCGTTGAACAGCATTACTGAGACCGCCGCAGTTACCTGGGCACCGGAGGGCATCCGCATCAACGGCATCGCCCCAGGCGGTACGGCAACCGACATGATGCTCGAGTGGGACAAAGCTACCCCGGGCGTGATCGACGCGAACAACGCTGCTACTCCGATGGGGCGTATGGCTGAACCCCGCGAGATTGCTGAAGCTGCCGCGTGGTTGCTCAGCGACCGCGCCTCCATTGTCACCGGTGCGATTCTCCCCGTCGACGGTGGTGCCGGTGCGAGTTGACGGGACGTTACCGAGATAGCGAGGCGGTCACCTCAAGAGGCTCGGCGAAGAACCGCAGTTCGTGCTCGGCCGAGAGCCGGAACGCCCGCCACATCCGCTCGCGGGTTGCGGCATCCGTTTCTGCGGCGCAGCGCGTGACGATCTCGATTGCCCGCGTGCTCGCGTCAGAAAACGTCGGATCCTCGTAGGTGCTCAGCCACGGCATGTACGGCGTATCGGCAACGGCGCTCGGCAGCATCCGGGTTCCCACATCAATGTAAATCCAGTAGCAGGGAAGCAGTGCGGCGATGAGCACGGCGTAGGAATCGCGGGCGGCCGTGGCGGCGAGATGATCTGTGTAGCCGACCGTCGCGGGAGCCTTTGATGCGGCATCCACAATCGACAGGTCGCCGAGGAAGTGCGCGTGAACCGCCGATTCGCCCGCAAGTGCGCCCTGTGCTCCCGACGCCCAGAACTCCTGCTCGCTCGTGGTCGGTGCGAGCGCGCTTGCCGTTGCGAGCATGCGGGAGTAGTCACGCAGATACAGAGTGTCTTGCACCAGATAATGGCGGAAGGCGTCCATTTCGAGACTGCCGTCGACGAGCCCGGTGATGAACGCCAGATCGTCGATGTCGGTGCGCACGTCGGCGATGCCGGTCCACCATTGCTCGGCGATCTCGGCTGGCGCCGGCGGCGTTGCGGCGCGCCGCCGCAGCGAGGCGAAGTGATCGACGGGACCGTTGCCTGTGCCCACGTTCAGGCGGGAGCCGAGGCGGATGCTGTCAGCGAGCCAGTGCTTCGCCCGCTCGAGGGCGCTCGCCCACTCGCCCGTCTGCGCGTGCAGCGTGGCGATCGACGACGAGAGCGAGCATCCGGTTCCGTGGGTGTTTGCCGTATGGATGCGGGCCGATGTGAACTCCGCGACGACCCCCGACGCAGAGACGAGTGCGTCGCGCACGACGTCGCCTGCGGAATGACCGCCCTTGGCGAGCACGAGAACGTCGTAGCGCTCGGCGACGCGGCGGGCCTGCGCAATGACTTCGGGCCAGGCGCGAACGGGAGCCTCTTTGGCGAGAACGGCAAGCTCCGGAACGTTGGGCGTCACGAGGTCGGCGTGACGCAGCATCCGGCCGAGCGCTTCTTCGGCCGACGAATCGATAAGCCTGTCACCGCTCGTTGCCACCATGACCGGATCGACGACAACAGCCGGCACCCGCGTGCGCTCGAGCCAGCGGTCGACAACGTCGATGTATTCGGCGTTTGCAAGCATGCCGATCTTCACGGCGTCAATGACCACATCGTCGCTCACCGCGTCGAGCTGTTCGGCGAGAAAGTCGGCCGGGGGAGTGTGCACCGATCGCACCCCTCGAGTGTTCTGCGCGACGAGTGCGGTGACGACGGCCATGCCGTATCCGCCGTTTGCTGCAATGGACTTCAGATCGGCCTGAATGCCCGCGCCGCCTGTCGGGTCAGTGCCCGCGATACTGAGTACCCGCGGAATCTGCGCTGCAAGCCCAGTGCCACCCGCGGAGGCGTGTGTGGCCGCTGCGCGCGGCGGAACGGACGTGGAGGCAGGTGTTTCTGGCGTACGCGTCATGCGCGACATCCCTTCGCTAGTACGAGCTAGATCAGGTTCAACGGGTGTTCTCTCAGCCCTCGCGGGCACCCCGTGTCACTTGTGACGGCCACTCTACCCGACGGCGGTCATGCGTCGGCGTAGCAGCGAGCGATCGCCACATCGAGCGGAAAATCGATGGGAAAGTCCCCGAAGAGCCCGCGCCCTGCGGCATCCGCTGCCTCGCGAACGGCGTCTGCGACGAGCTCTGCTGACTGTTCCGGTGCATGGATGACGAGTTCGTCGTGCAGAAAATAGACGATATGCGGATGCTGCTCGCCGCTGTCGAGCGCGAAGAGGCGGTGCCGCAGCTCGGCCATCCAGCAGAGCGCCCATTCGGCGGCGGTCCCCTGGGCGACGAAGTTGCGCGTGAAGCGGCCCCAATCTCGCGCTGCGCTGCGCCCCGCGCGCTCCTGGGCCGGCGTCGCGGTCACCTGGGCTCCCGCGCGTGTGACCGCCGCCCACGCATCTGAGGGCAACGGAGAGCTTCGTCCGAGCCACGTCGTCACCTGGTCGCCTTTCTCACCCGACCGTGCCGCGTTCTCGACGAGACCGGTTGCTCGTGGATACGTGCGGAGCAGCTTGGGCATGAGACGTGCACTTTCGCCCGTCGTTGCTCCATAGAGCGCACCGAGCATTGCGAGCTTCGCGTGCGCGCGTGTGTCGACGGTGCCCGCGTCGACGAGGCCCTGGTAGAGATCTGTTCCGTGGCCGGCCGCCGCCATGGCGACGTCGCCCGCCATCGCCGCGACGATCCGTGGTTCAAGCTGAGCCGCATCGGCAACCACAAACGTCCAGCCGTCATCGGCGACGACCGCTGGGCGCACCTGCGCGGGCAGCTGCAGTGCGCCGCCTCCATCTGTCGCCCACCTGCCGGTCACGACCCCGGCGACGACGTATTCGGGGCGAAAACGATCGCCATGCACCCACTCGTCGAGCCAGGCCCAGCCGTTCGCCGTCATCAGCCGAGAGAGCGACTTGTACTGCAGCAGCGGCTCGATCACGGCGTGTTCGTGTCGTTGCAGTTCCCACTTGCTCGTCGAATCCACGGTGACGCCTGCCAACCTCAAAGCTCGCAGCAACTCGATGTGGGAGTCAGGATTGAGTGACGACGAGCCGAGCTCGGTGCGAATTTTGGCAGCAAGCTGCTCGAGAACGGCGGGTCTGCCGCCGAAGATCGGGCGGGGCCCGAGCGCGTCGGTGAGAATTCTCTCGTGAATATCTCGCCTCCAGGGCAGACCGTCGTGGCG contains these protein-coding regions:
- a CDS encoding NAD(P)/FAD-dependent oxidoreductase, with protein sequence MPKILVVGGGYAGFYTAWKLEKHLRAGEAEVTVVDPRPYMTYQPFLPEIAAGSIEPRHAVVSLRRHLKRTEVITAKVTYINHAEKKATITPDVGDAYDFEYDQVVVTGGAVSRTFPIPGLADEGIGLKTVEEAVAIRDKVLDNFAKAAHLPAGPERDRLLTFVVVGGGFAGIEIFAELRSFASALLTFYPQIEFDDISFHLVEAMGRIMPEVSLKTSYWVLKDLAKRGALVHLDTQFSSCIDGNIELSTGEKFESDLIVWTAGVMATPQIVRHTDLPIEERGRVMTRADLRVGTDEEPIEGAWAAGDVSRVPDLTGGGVGGYCVPNAQHAVRQGKLLATNLIAVLRGEQPKDYIHKNLGAVAGLGIGTGVFQSGKLAIKGFPAWVMHRGYHGLAMPTWERKFRVFWGWWNNFFLGRDIVSLSAVQQPRAAFEEFAARPKPPAPAEEKPADTSAPEKAETKKADKPATKDAKKAPAKKATAKKPAASKAREKDSADTVA
- a CDS encoding bifunctional 3'-5' exonuclease/DNA polymerase encodes the protein MYVVIEPSSHPPGLRLIDADENGAATGESVVSWDDAAEVISQRDLAGVRWVFARTAELYPQLVERGIRLGRSHDLALCRAILRRSTRTAADGLSQRPQDSWDAPWTPSADEGSLAGFAELTGAEARPDAVAELQRQCEAVTGSSAPWGLKRLLAAESCGALIACEIRHDGLPWRRDIHERILTDALGPRPIFGGRPAVLEQLAAKIRTELGSSSLNPDSHIELLRALRLAGVTVDSTSKWELQRHEHAVIEPLLQYKSLSRLMTANGWAWLDEWVHGDRFRPEYVVAGVVTGRWATDGGGALQLPAQVRPAVVADDGWTFVVADAAQLEPRIVAAMAGDVAMAAAGHGTDLYQGLVDAGTVDTRAHAKLAMLGALYGATTGESARLMPKLLRTYPRATGLVENAARSGEKGDQVTTWLGRSSPLPSDAWAAVTRAGAQVTATPAQERAGRSAARDWGRFTRNFVAQGTAAEWALCWMAELRHRLFALDSGEQHPHIVYFLHDELVIHAPEQSAELVADAVREAADAAGRGLFGDFPIDFPLDVAIARCYADA
- a CDS encoding bifunctional hydroxymethylpyrimidine kinase/phosphomethylpyrimidine kinase; amino-acid sequence: MTRTPETPASTSVPPRAAATHASAGGTGLAAQIPRVLSIAGTDPTGGAGIQADLKSIAANGGYGMAVVTALVAQNTRGVRSVHTPPADFLAEQLDAVSDDVVIDAVKIGMLANAEYIDVVDRWLERTRVPAVVVDPVMVATSGDRLIDSSAEEALGRMLRHADLVTPNVPELAVLAKEAPVRAWPEVIAQARRVAERYDVLVLAKGGHSAGDVVRDALVSASGVVAEFTSARIHTANTHGTGCSLSSSIATLHAQTGEWASALERAKHWLADSIRLGSRLNVGTGNGPVDHFASLRRRAATPPAPAEIAEQWWTGIADVRTDIDDLAFITGLVDGSLEMDAFRHYLVQDTLYLRDYSRMLATASALAPTTSEQEFWASGAQGALAGESAVHAHFLGDLSIVDAASKAPATVGYTDHLAATAARDSYAVLIAALLPCYWIYIDVGTRMLPSAVADTPYMPWLSTYEDPTFSDASTRAIEIVTRCAAETDAATRERMWRAFRLSAEHELRFFAEPLEVTASLSR
- a CDS encoding nucleotidyltransferase domain-containing protein; the encoded protein is MNELSDEEFTRLYGAWAEHTPRDAAEAFAAYDGTWWVAGGWAIEAFTGVSRPHDDIDVSVLANELPLLRRFLDGRLDAWIPTSGVLAPLLPGDRPDSAAGDVLPEGCTQLWTRADAASVWEFDILLSPGDERTWVYKRDPSVSMPLGDALWQLDGIPYLRPEIQLLYKAKGDRAKDRADLENVLPRLDRERRAWLADALTREDTRHPWLDVLATT
- a CDS encoding helix-turn-helix transcriptional regulator; the encoded protein is MDKHELAAFLRNRRDRLQPEDVGLTSGPRRRTAGLRREEVAVLAHISTEYYVRLEQGRAPRPSAEVLAGIVGALRLTDAEADHVHLLAGTPLNHTGWHRRDVRPSVLALLERLPQTAGFVMSAAFEVLAWNDLAVALMEDFAARDPEARNLARRAFLTDSPEEGPLYGISDVTEFRQNVVRELRSAVARYPSDPAMTNLIDDLRDGSAEFARLWERNDVQPARMLTKTFRHPIVREITLNCDELHIDDGDQHLVLYSAAKGSPAAESLAFLDALGTESLNSRRR
- a CDS encoding SDR family NAD(P)-dependent oxidoreductase — translated: MTTTNGNHTGVGLLTDKIIFVTGASRGIGAAAARLFAAERAKVVLAARDTDALARIVADIRAFGGTADAVTVDLAESDSIIAAVNHVQQLHGRLDGAFNNGAMVQEPGPLDTTTVDDIQAQFRVNFLAHWTAMNAEVALMRHSGGGSIVNTSSIGSWRANPALPAYGAMKRALNSITETAAVTWAPEGIRINGIAPGGTATDMMLEWDKATPGVIDANNAATPMGRMAEPREIAEAAAWLLSDRASIVTGAILPVDGGAGAS